The following proteins are encoded in a genomic region of Zea mays cultivar B73 chromosome 9, Zm-B73-REFERENCE-NAM-5.0, whole genome shotgun sequence:
- the LOC100282781 gene encoding transcription factor BTF3 has product MNVEKLKKMAGAVRTGGKGSMRRKKKAVHKTTTTDDKRLQSTLKRIGGNTIPGIEEVNIFKDDVVIQFQNPKVQASIPANTWVVSGVPQTKSLQDLLPSIINQLGPDNLDNLKKLAEIFQRQVPGAEAAAQDDDDVPELVQGETFEEAAEKEPQLEQDENKES; this is encoded by the exons ATGAATGTGGAGAAGCTCAAGAAGATGGCTGGCGCTGTACGCACCGGAGGGAAGGGCAGCATGCGCAG GAAGAAGAAGGCAGTTCACAAGACCACGACCACCGATGACAAGCGGCTTCAGAGCACCTTGAAAAGGATCGGGGGGAACACCATTCCTGGTATCGAGGAGGTCAACATCTTCAAGGACGATGTTGTTATCCAGTTTCAGAACCCTAAAG TGCAAGCATCCATTCCTGCAAATACATGGGTGGTTAGTGGAGTACCCCAGACAAAAA GTCTGCAAGACCTTCTGCCATCAATTATCAACCAACTGG GCCCTGATAACCTGGACAACCTTAAGAAGCTGGCTGAGATTTTCCAGAGGCAGGTACCTGGTGCTGAAGCAGCTGCACAGGATGATGACGACGTCCCTGAGCTTGTCCAAGGAGAGACATTTGAGGAGGCTGCAGAGAAGGAGCCTCAACTGGAGCAGGATGAGAACAAAGAATCGTGA